The following coding sequences are from one Streptomyces sp. NBC_01485 window:
- the rbsK gene encoding ribokinase, with protein MTDIVVLGSTNMDLVAYVEKPPQRGETVTGREFRTIPGGKGAGQAIAAAHAGATVSLIGAVGNDAFGAHLRSTLEHSGVNTDHLRTVEFPSGTAHIVVDDEGGNAIVVVPGANGTVDHLVPGDEVLIGSADALLLQLEVPLAAVVAGARAARAHGVRTILTPAPAQPLPPELLGVVDLLVPNEHEATALTGRTDPREAATALLGCVPEVIVTLGAAGSLYAARGAEPVTVPAPHVTAVDSTGAGDTFVGALAVALGEGRPVPEALAWAAAAAALSVQRPGASASMPYRSEIDKQHAS; from the coding sequence ATGACCGACATCGTCGTGCTCGGCAGCACGAACATGGACCTCGTCGCCTACGTCGAGAAACCCCCGCAGCGCGGGGAGACCGTGACGGGACGGGAGTTCCGTACGATCCCCGGCGGCAAGGGCGCAGGCCAGGCGATCGCCGCCGCCCACGCGGGCGCCACCGTCTCGCTGATCGGCGCGGTCGGCAACGACGCCTTCGGCGCCCACCTGCGCTCCACCCTCGAACACTCGGGCGTGAACACCGACCACCTGCGCACCGTCGAGTTCCCCTCCGGCACCGCGCACATCGTCGTGGACGACGAGGGCGGCAACGCCATCGTCGTCGTCCCCGGCGCGAACGGCACCGTCGACCACCTCGTCCCCGGCGACGAAGTCCTCATCGGCTCCGCCGACGCGCTCCTGCTCCAGCTCGAAGTCCCCCTGGCGGCGGTCGTCGCGGGCGCCCGGGCGGCCCGCGCCCACGGCGTCCGGACGATCCTCACCCCGGCCCCCGCCCAGCCCCTCCCGCCCGAACTCCTCGGCGTCGTCGACCTGTTGGTCCCCAACGAGCACGAGGCCACCGCCCTGACCGGCCGCACCGACCCGCGCGAGGCGGCCACCGCCCTGCTGGGATGCGTCCCGGAGGTGATCGTCACACTGGGCGCGGCCGGCAGCCTCTACGCGGCCCGCGGCGCCGAACCCGTCACCGTCCCGGCCCCGCACGTCACCGCCGTCGACTCGACCGGCGCGGGCGACACCTTCGTCGGCGCCCTCGCCGTGGCCCTCGGCGAGGGCCGCCCCGTCCCCGAGGCCCTGGCCTGGGCCGCCGCCGCAGCCGCCCTCTCGGTCCAGCGCCCGGGCGCCTCCGCGTCGATGCCGTACCGCTCCGAGATCGACAAGCAGCACGCCTCATGA
- a CDS encoding ADP-ribosylglycohydrolase family protein, with translation MASIRERARGALLGLAVGDALGAPAENMKPSEIRARWGRITGYVSEKPAGTDDTEYAIFSGLLLARHGSALTPAHVEAAWHQWIADLDEGPFRGAGFSERGTLENLRRGLAAPISAQHRHAWSDGLAMRAAPFGVFAAGRPAEAARLVAIDGAVSHDGEGIYGGQAVAAGVAAAMAGAPAIAVVASALAVIPEDSWTARSLRRAVTVAHRGERAVRSAVVIGGYPWTDLAPEAVALAFGAYAAADGDFREAVLTAVNMGRDADTTAAVAGALAGATQGVSAIPPEWSAAIGPARGTCLPSMAGHHVLDVAELLVPEEGGKWGEDMVADELVPTLMRLDRFSPPDRTTFTLTATTETKARP, from the coding sequence ATGGCATCGATCCGTGAACGGGCCCGCGGCGCCCTGCTCGGCCTCGCCGTGGGCGACGCGCTCGGCGCACCCGCCGAGAACATGAAGCCGTCCGAGATCCGCGCCCGCTGGGGCCGCATCACGGGCTATGTCAGCGAGAAACCGGCCGGTACGGACGACACGGAGTACGCGATCTTCTCCGGCCTGCTCCTCGCCCGCCACGGCTCGGCGCTCACCCCGGCCCACGTGGAGGCGGCCTGGCACCAGTGGATCGCCGACCTCGACGAGGGCCCCTTCCGCGGCGCCGGCTTCAGCGAACGCGGCACCCTGGAGAACCTCCGCCGAGGCCTGGCGGCGCCGATCTCGGCCCAGCACCGGCACGCCTGGAGCGACGGTCTGGCGATGCGCGCGGCCCCCTTCGGCGTCTTCGCCGCGGGCCGCCCGGCGGAAGCGGCCCGTCTGGTCGCGATCGACGGCGCGGTCAGCCACGACGGCGAGGGCATCTACGGCGGCCAGGCGGTCGCGGCGGGAGTGGCGGCGGCGATGGCGGGCGCCCCGGCGATCGCGGTGGTGGCCTCGGCCCTGGCGGTGATCCCCGAGGACTCCTGGACGGCGCGTTCCCTGCGCCGGGCGGTGACGGTGGCCCACCGGGGCGAACGGGCGGTTCGCTCCGCCGTCGTCATCGGCGGCTACCCCTGGACCGACCTGGCCCCCGAAGCCGTCGCCCTCGCCTTCGGCGCCTACGCGGCAGCCGACGGCGACTTCCGCGAGGCCGTCCTCACGGCCGTGAACATGGGCCGCGACGCGGACACGACGGCGGCGGTGGCGGGCGCCCTGGCCGGCGCGACCCAGGGCGTCTCGGCGATCCCACCGGAGTGGTCGGCCGCCATCGGCCCGGCCCGCGGCACCTGCCTGCCCTCGATGGCCGGCCACCACGTCCTGGACGTGGCGGAACTACTGGTCCCCGAGGAGGGCGGCAAGTGGGGCGAGGACATGGTCGCGGACGAACTGGTCCCGACCCTGATGCGCCTGGACCGGTTCTCCCCGCCGGACCGAACCACCTTCACCCTGACGGCGACCACCGAGACGAAGGCACGACCATGA
- a CDS encoding VIT1/CCC1 transporter family protein, with amino-acid sequence MAIIETEAALHEAHRDNHTHRDVNGGWLRPAVFGAMDGLVSNLALMTGVAGGAVGPQVIVVTGLAGLAAGAFSMAAGEYTSVASQRELVEAELDVERAELRKHPQDEEAELAALYVSRGVEPALARQVARQLSRDPEQALEIHAREELGIDPSDLPSPLVAAVSSFGAFALGALLPVLPYLLGAASLWPAVLLALSGLFGCGAVVARVTARTWWFSGLRQLVLGGAAAGVTYALGGLFGTAVG; translated from the coding sequence ATGGCCATCATCGAGACCGAAGCCGCGCTGCACGAGGCGCACCGTGACAACCACACGCACCGCGATGTCAACGGAGGCTGGCTGCGGCCCGCCGTGTTCGGGGCGATGGACGGCCTGGTCTCCAACCTCGCCCTGATGACCGGCGTGGCCGGCGGGGCGGTCGGGCCGCAGGTCATCGTCGTCACCGGCCTGGCCGGTCTCGCCGCCGGGGCCTTCTCCATGGCGGCCGGTGAGTACACCTCCGTCGCCTCGCAGCGCGAACTCGTCGAGGCCGAGCTGGACGTGGAGCGGGCGGAGCTGCGGAAGCATCCGCAGGACGAGGAGGCCGAGCTCGCCGCGCTGTACGTGTCCCGGGGGGTCGAGCCCGCGCTGGCCCGGCAGGTCGCGCGGCAGCTCTCGCGCGATCCCGAACAGGCGCTGGAGATACACGCCCGTGAGGAGCTGGGCATCGATCCGTCGGACCTGCCCTCGCCGCTGGTCGCCGCCGTGTCGAGCTTCGGGGCGTTCGCGCTGGGCGCGCTGCTGCCCGTCCTGCCGTATCTGCTGGGGGCCGCCTCGCTGTGGCCGGCCGTGCTGCTGGCGCTGTCCGGGCTGTTCGGCTGCGGCGCGGTGGTGGCCCGGGTGACCGCGCGGACCTGGTGGTTCAGCGGGCTGCGGCAGCTCGTGCTCGGGGGTGCGGCGGCGGGTGTGACGTACGCCCTGGGCGGTTTGTTCGGAACGGCCGTAGGATAG
- a CDS encoding ADP-ribosylglycohydrolase family protein has product MTPEARKSSTAQERNHQTLEERITGALVGAAVGDALGGPVEGYSPDRILERHGGRVHGIVGPWNGDDWRTARPIAPYHKGDGHITDDTLMTHALIRVYATVRDHLDAYAITDHLVPDLMTTPRWIPELEAEALPLHRIFLAEKWLVTKLHYGHADPREAGVGNIVNCGAAMYMAPVGLVNAADPAGAYAEALDIAGAHQSSYGREAAGVFAAAVAAACAPDATPESVVATCLALAKDGTREAIERVCEEAARHTDFESALTPLREAVTPYDTVGPDYRRPSLAARRPSRLHAIEELPVALGMLLVAGGDYRQAVLGSVNYGRDCDSIATMAGAVAGALGSPVPDDWSKRVAEASRLDLWQPAATLAEVTREIFDRDVRRRRTHEQAFSALGGPRCSD; this is encoded by the coding sequence ATGACGCCCGAAGCACGAAAAAGCAGCACAGCACAGGAAAGAAACCACCAAACCCTCGAAGAACGCATCACCGGCGCCCTCGTGGGAGCCGCCGTCGGCGACGCCCTCGGCGGCCCCGTCGAGGGCTACTCCCCCGACCGGATCCTCGAACGCCACGGCGGCCGGGTGCACGGCATCGTCGGCCCCTGGAACGGCGACGACTGGCGCACCGCCCGCCCCATCGCCCCGTACCACAAGGGCGACGGCCACATCACCGACGACACCTTGATGACGCACGCGCTGATCAGGGTCTACGCCACGGTCCGCGACCACCTGGACGCCTACGCGATCACCGACCACCTGGTCCCGGACCTGATGACGACCCCCCGCTGGATCCCGGAACTGGAGGCCGAGGCCCTCCCCCTGCACCGGATCTTCCTGGCGGAGAAATGGCTGGTGACGAAACTCCACTACGGCCATGCCGACCCGCGCGAGGCCGGCGTCGGCAACATCGTCAACTGCGGTGCGGCGATGTACATGGCCCCGGTGGGCCTGGTCAACGCGGCCGACCCGGCGGGCGCGTACGCCGAGGCGCTGGACATCGCGGGCGCCCACCAGTCGTCGTACGGCCGGGAGGCGGCGGGCGTCTTCGCGGCGGCGGTGGCGGCGGCCTGCGCACCGGACGCGACCCCGGAATCGGTGGTGGCGACCTGTCTGGCCCTGGCGAAGGACGGCACGCGCGAGGCGATCGAGAGGGTCTGCGAAGAGGCCGCCCGCCACACCGACTTCGAGTCCGCGCTGACCCCGCTGCGGGAGGCGGTGACGCCGTACGACACGGTGGGCCCCGACTACCGTCGGCCCTCCCTGGCCGCCCGCCGCCCCTCACGCCTGCACGCGATCGAGGAACTCCCGGTCGCCCTGGGCATGTTGCTGGTCGCGGGCGGCGACTACCGGCAGGCGGTCCTGGGCTCGGTGAACTACGGCCGCGACTGCGACTCGATCGCGACGATGGCGGGAGCCGTGGCCGGCGCCCTGGGCTCGCCGGTCCCGGACGACTGGTCGAAGCGGGTCGCCGAGGCCAGCCGCCTGGACCTCTGGCAGCCGGCGGCGACACTCGCCGAGGTCACCCGGGAGATCTTCGACCGCGACGTGCGCCGCCGCCGCACCCACGAGCAGGCGTTCTCCGCCCTCGGAGGCCCGAGATGCTCCGACTGA
- a CDS encoding ADP-ribosylglycohydrolase family protein, producing the protein MLRLTWVQPEDLLGHELRQAAQDGREPWAVAARWKAAGGCEAPPRAGASPQRASRYLRLLADDLLDELADLPGKLTDDEPTDLERIRSRCPHWPTRPTDAHARTTAHSPTPGPAPTPTSLEAAWLGRAVGCLLGKPVEKLPLDAIRALARSTGNWPLTSYFTARGVPEALLEAHPWNRRSATTSLAENIDGMPEDDDLNYPLLNLLLLQRHGRNFTTTDVARLWLDELPAGRTFTAERVALRNLLAGIEPPHTARHRNPFREWIGALIRADVHGWTNPGDPAAAAEQAHRDATLTHTANGVYAAMFTAATIAAATTGTHDIHACLHTGLTVIPPRSRLAKAITHAVQLAEEQPDFDTVVDELHATHQAYHWVHAIPNTALIAAALTHADGDFTGSICRAVSAGLDTDSNGATAGGIAGLLAGDPAALPDRWTAPLKNRLATSVADLGGVGFDTLAHLTWSLTHREASRP; encoded by the coding sequence ATGCTCCGACTGACCTGGGTCCAGCCGGAGGACCTCCTCGGCCACGAACTGCGCCAGGCCGCCCAGGACGGCCGGGAACCATGGGCGGTCGCCGCCCGCTGGAAGGCGGCGGGAGGCTGCGAGGCCCCGCCCCGGGCAGGTGCCTCCCCCCAACGGGCCTCCCGCTACCTGCGCCTGCTCGCGGACGACCTCCTGGACGAACTGGCCGACCTGCCCGGCAAGTTGACGGACGACGAGCCGACCGACCTGGAACGGATCAGGTCCCGGTGCCCCCACTGGCCGACCCGCCCGACCGACGCCCACGCCCGCACCACGGCCCACTCACCGACCCCGGGCCCGGCCCCCACCCCGACCAGCCTGGAAGCGGCCTGGCTGGGCCGAGCCGTCGGCTGTCTCCTCGGCAAACCCGTCGAGAAACTCCCCCTGGACGCCATCCGCGCCCTCGCCCGCTCCACCGGAAACTGGCCCCTCACCAGCTACTTCACCGCCCGAGGAGTCCCCGAGGCCCTCCTCGAAGCCCACCCCTGGAACCGCCGCTCGGCCACCACCTCCCTCGCCGAGAACATCGACGGCATGCCCGAGGACGACGACCTCAACTACCCCCTCCTCAACCTCCTCCTGCTCCAGCGCCACGGCAGGAACTTCACCACCACGGACGTGGCCCGGCTCTGGCTGGACGAACTCCCGGCGGGCCGCACCTTCACCGCCGAACGCGTCGCCCTGCGCAACCTCCTCGCCGGCATCGAACCCCCGCACACCGCCCGCCACCGCAACCCCTTCCGCGAATGGATCGGCGCCCTCATCCGCGCCGACGTCCACGGCTGGACCAACCCCGGCGACCCGGCCGCGGCAGCCGAACAGGCCCACCGCGACGCCACCCTCACCCACACCGCCAACGGCGTCTACGCCGCGATGTTCACGGCGGCCACCATCGCCGCGGCCACGACCGGCACCCACGACATCCACGCCTGCCTGCACACCGGCCTGACCGTGATCCCACCCCGCTCCCGGCTGGCGAAAGCGATCACCCACGCGGTCCAACTCGCCGAGGAACAACCCGACTTCGACACGGTCGTGGACGAACTCCACGCCACCCACCAGGCCTATCACTGGGTCCACGCGATCCCCAACACCGCCCTGATCGCCGCCGCCCTCACCCACGCGGACGGCGACTTCACCGGCTCCATCTGCCGTGCCGTGTCCGCAGGCCTGGACACCGACTCCAACGGCGCCACCGCGGGCGGCATCGCCGGCCTCCTCGCCGGCGACCCGGCCGCCCTCCCCGACCGCTGGACTGCCCCCCTCAAGAACCGCCTGGCCACCTCCGTCGCCGACCTGGGCGGCGTCGGCTTCGACACCCTGGCCCACCTGACCTGGTCCCTCACCCACCGGGAGGCTTCCCGCCCATGA
- a CDS encoding HpcH/HpaI aldolase/citrate lyase family protein, translating to MTTASTKPPTTPLTWLYAPGDRPRTVTKALACGADVVIIDLEDAVAPDRKEYARTATAERLSEPQPVPVHVRVNALDSPFAAADLRGVAALPGVSGLRLPKVTSPHQITRVAETVPRTDRGATPLHALLETALGIEHAYAIACAHPSLRGIALGEADLRADLGLRNDAGLDWSRSRVVVAARAAGLAPPPQSVHPDIRDLEGLATTCAHGRVLGFLGRAAIHPRQLPIIERAYLPTEQELEAAETIVKAAAREQGAQALPDGRFVDAAVVATAQRTLSLAPRRA from the coding sequence GTGACGACAGCCTCGACGAAACCCCCGACAACCCCTCTGACCTGGCTGTACGCCCCCGGCGACCGTCCGCGGACCGTCACCAAGGCCCTCGCCTGCGGCGCCGACGTCGTCATCATCGACCTGGAGGACGCGGTCGCCCCGGACCGCAAGGAGTACGCCCGCACGGCCACCGCCGAACGCCTCTCCGAGCCCCAGCCGGTCCCCGTCCACGTCCGGGTGAACGCCCTGGACAGCCCGTTCGCCGCGGCGGACCTCCGCGGCGTGGCCGCCCTCCCCGGCGTCTCCGGCCTGCGCCTGCCGAAGGTGACGTCCCCGCACCAGATCACCCGGGTCGCCGAGACCGTCCCCCGGACCGACCGTGGAGCCACCCCCCTCCACGCCCTCCTGGAAACAGCCCTCGGCATCGAACACGCCTACGCCATCGCCTGCGCCCACCCCTCCCTGCGCGGCATCGCCCTCGGCGAGGCGGACCTGCGCGCCGACCTGGGCCTGCGCAACGACGCGGGCCTCGACTGGTCCCGCTCCCGTGTCGTCGTCGCCGCCCGGGCCGCGGGCCTGGCACCCCCGCCCCAGTCGGTCCACCCCGACATCCGCGATCTGGAGGGCCTGGCCACCACCTGCGCCCACGGCCGCGTCCTCGGCTTCCTGGGCCGCGCCGCCATCCACCCCCGCCAGCTCCCGATCATCGAACGGGCCTACCTGCCCACGGAACAGGAACTGGAGGCGGCCGAGACGATCGTCAAGGCCGCGGCGCGGGAACAGGGCGCCCAGGCCCTCCCGGACGGCCGCTTCGTCGACGCGGCGGTGGTGGCGACGGCCCAGCGCACCCTGTCCCTGGCACCCCGCAGGGCCTGA
- a CDS encoding ADP-ribosylglycohydrolase family protein has product MRPPGPWAEGTTGATTTLPNPPAAADDEGTSQGGTSQGRSAPDTATRTTDRPPAAADGGNPPQGPPAPDNESRTRGAGGNDEADGEAEAVDHAQPLQGTRVEGLLLGLAAGDAAGWPAARHRAARMPEWTRRLTRELDTFAEHNATTTLPVPIALNQPPEPLRLGPSDDAEWAAFAAEAVLRAGDDTVLADLSRERRMRAAIDLTWNAIASEVAAAADRAPEVESAVLPLRARISVRAGLGNLAAGLRPPATGHDNPHYFDDAACVRACVLAVAHPGDPRLAADLAEFDARYSQDGDGVHGARAMAAAVSLALVGADPDTCVAAALAELPEHTEIGRNARHALKLAHDADSAFALVPLLEHQIVDHVYSYGIAAAETVPVALALVTASGGRISEAVPAAACLSRVADSAPALAGALTGALGGGAAIPAAWRDSCRTLSGCVLPRLTGTDLVELAELLEATQPAPPGA; this is encoded by the coding sequence ATGAGACCACCGGGCCCGTGGGCCGAGGGAACGACCGGAGCGACAACAACGCTCCCGAACCCACCCGCAGCCGCCGACGACGAGGGCACCTCACAGGGCGGCACCTCACAGGGGCGGTCCGCCCCCGACACCGCGACCCGCACGACCGACCGCCCACCCGCAGCCGCCGACGGCGGGAACCCCCCACAGGGGCCACCCGCACCCGACAACGAAAGTCGCACGCGCGGTGCGGGTGGGAACGACGAGGCCGACGGCGAAGCCGAGGCCGTTGACCACGCCCAGCCCCTGCAAGGAACCCGCGTGGAAGGCCTCCTGCTGGGCCTCGCCGCAGGCGACGCCGCCGGCTGGCCCGCCGCCCGCCACCGAGCCGCCCGCATGCCCGAGTGGACCCGCCGCCTCACCCGGGAGCTCGACACCTTCGCCGAACACAACGCGACGACGACCCTCCCCGTCCCGATCGCCCTCAACCAACCCCCCGAACCCCTGCGCCTGGGCCCCTCCGACGACGCCGAGTGGGCGGCCTTCGCCGCGGAGGCGGTCCTGCGCGCGGGCGACGACACCGTCCTCGCCGACCTCAGCCGGGAACGCCGTATGCGCGCCGCGATCGACCTCACCTGGAACGCGATCGCCAGCGAGGTCGCGGCGGCAGCCGACCGCGCCCCCGAGGTCGAGTCCGCCGTCCTCCCCCTCCGCGCCCGCATCTCCGTCCGCGCCGGCCTCGGCAACCTCGCCGCCGGTCTGCGCCCGCCCGCCACCGGCCACGACAACCCCCACTACTTCGACGACGCGGCCTGCGTACGCGCCTGCGTCCTCGCGGTGGCCCACCCCGGCGACCCCCGACTCGCCGCCGACCTCGCCGAGTTCGACGCCCGTTACTCCCAGGACGGCGACGGCGTGCACGGCGCCCGCGCGATGGCAGCGGCCGTCTCGCTGGCCCTGGTCGGCGCCGACCCCGACACCTGCGTGGCGGCGGCGCTCGCCGAACTCCCCGAGCACACGGAGATCGGCCGCAACGCCCGCCACGCGCTCAAGCTGGCCCACGACGCCGACAGCGCCTTCGCGCTGGTCCCCCTCCTGGAACACCAGATCGTCGACCACGTCTACAGCTACGGCATCGCGGCTGCGGAGACGGTCCCGGTGGCCCTGGCTCTGGTAACGGCGTCCGGCGGCCGTATCTCCGAAGCCGTACCGGCGGCCGCCTGCCTCTCGCGCGTCGCGGACTCGGCCCCGGCCCTCGCGGGCGCGCTGACGGGCGCGTTGGGCGGCGGCGCCGCGATCCCCGCCGCGTGGCGCGACAGTTGCCGCACCCTCTCCGGCTGCGTACTCCCCCGTCTCACCGGCACCGACCTGGTGGAACTCGCCGAACTCCTGGAAGCCACACAACCGGCCCCACCAGGAGCATGA
- a CDS encoding CaiB/BaiF CoA transferase family protein produces the protein MTGTSETTEKTGPLHGLRVLDLATLFAGPLAATMLGDFGAEVIKVEHPTQPDPSRGHGPSKDGVGLWWKLLGRNKRTITLNLSRPGGRATLLRLAATADVIIENFRPGTLEKWDLGWEDLSAANPRLVLARVTAFGQFGPYAHRPGFGTLAEAMSGFAAITGEPDASPTLPPFGLADSIAGLATAYAVMTALTARDRTGEGQVVDMAIIEPILTVLGPQPLWYDQLGYVQARTGNRSANNAPRNTYRTADGGWVAVSTSAQSVAERVLRLVGRPDLIDEPWFATGADRAAHADVLDAAVGTWIAARTRTDVLAAFEKAEAAIAPVQDVRDVMTDPQYQALDTITSVDDPELGRIRMQNVLFRLSATPGAIRWSGRPHGADTRTVLTELGLTPAELTSLHEEGAL, from the coding sequence ATGACCGGGACATCGGAGACGACGGAGAAGACCGGCCCCCTGCACGGGCTGCGGGTCCTCGACCTGGCCACCCTCTTCGCCGGTCCGCTCGCCGCGACCATGCTCGGCGACTTCGGCGCGGAGGTCATCAAGGTCGAGCACCCCACCCAGCCCGACCCCTCCCGGGGACACGGCCCGTCCAAGGACGGCGTGGGCCTGTGGTGGAAGCTCCTCGGCCGCAACAAGCGCACCATCACCCTGAACCTCTCCCGGCCCGGCGGGCGCGCCACCCTCCTGCGCCTCGCCGCCACCGCCGACGTGATCATCGAGAACTTCCGCCCCGGCACCCTGGAGAAGTGGGATCTCGGCTGGGAGGACCTGTCGGCGGCCAACCCGCGTCTGGTCCTCGCCCGGGTCACCGCCTTCGGCCAGTTCGGCCCCTACGCTCACCGCCCCGGCTTCGGCACCCTCGCCGAGGCGATGAGCGGTTTCGCCGCGATCACCGGCGAACCGGACGCCTCCCCGACCCTCCCGCCCTTCGGCCTGGCCGACTCCATCGCGGGCCTGGCCACCGCCTACGCCGTCATGACGGCCCTCACCGCCCGCGACCGCACCGGCGAGGGCCAGGTCGTCGACATGGCGATCATCGAGCCCATCCTCACCGTCCTCGGCCCCCAGCCCCTCTGGTACGACCAACTGGGCTACGTCCAGGCCCGCACCGGCAACCGGTCCGCCAACAACGCCCCGCGCAACACCTACCGCACGGCCGACGGAGGCTGGGTCGCCGTCTCGACCTCCGCGCAGTCGGTCGCGGAGCGCGTACTGCGCCTGGTCGGCCGCCCCGACCTGATCGACGAGCCCTGGTTCGCGACGGGCGCCGACCGGGCCGCCCACGCCGACGTCCTCGACGCGGCGGTCGGCACCTGGATCGCCGCCCGCACCCGCACCGACGTCCTGGCCGCCTTCGAGAAGGCGGAGGCGGCGATCGCCCCCGTCCAGGACGTCCGGGACGTGATGACCGACCCCCAGTACCAGGCCCTCGACACGATCACCTCGGTCGACGACCCGGAGCTGGGCCGGATCCGCATGCAGAACGTCCTCTTCCGGCTCTCCGCGACCCCCGGCGCGATCCGCTGGTCCGGCCGCCCGCACGGCGCCGACACGCGGACGGTACTGACGGAACTCGGCCTGACCCCGGCCGAACTGACGTCCCTCCACGAAGAGGGCGCACTGTGA